TAACTTTGGCAACATCACTGAGTGACAATTTTTGGTTAATGTTATCTTCAATAAACCGGATTGTTCGATTAACACGCTCTTTATATTCTGAATTCATAATGACTGCTGTGATGTTTATAAACTAGCGAAGAAAGCTAACTATTACTTATGGGGCAGCACGCAGTGCTGTCCGCCATTAAGTTTTTGTTAATTGGTTGGAATGAACACCAAAGGTGATTCAACCTCTTCTGTGACTTGTTAGTTCAGCCAGATAAAACGCCACCACAACGATTGTTCCATTTCTTGATATAGTCAATTCACGAAAGCGTGGTTTATCTACTCACTGTGTAGTCGTATTCTTTGCTCAACGAAACGTGATGCGTTTCACAAAAACAAAAAGACGAACACGGCCAAGCCGGTTCAACAAATGACTATCTGTGGAGTAAAGAACATGAAAAATACCTTCGTACGTTTTGCTGCTGTTGCTGCATTATCACTGGCTGCACTGTCATCTCAGGCTGCGGTAGACACTTATAAAGCACACGGTTCAGTATTGGCTGTCAATGCAGCAGACCAGACCGTAACTGTAAAACAAGATGCGGTTACGGAACTGGGCTGGCCAGCACGTACCGTCACTTACAATGCCGACGGTAGCAATGTGCTGAAAGGGGTGACTGTGGGTCAGACCGTCGATGTCCAATTTACCTCATCCAATGCTTTCAATGCAGATGCACACTTTGTAACGCCAGTTTCTCAATAATGAGACAGTAACAATCATAATGTCCAAGGGGTTATAAAACATAACTCCTTTTGTTTTTCTAAATTCTGCCTTCTCAGAGTGAAAAGTGAGTGTGCCATTTTCGTTTTAACGCCTCGATATTTGTTTA
This genomic interval from Tolumonas lignilytica contains the following:
- a CDS encoding copper-binding protein, with the translated sequence MKNTFVRFAAVAALSLAALSSQAAVDTYKAHGSVLAVNAADQTVTVKQDAVTELGWPARTVTYNADGSNVLKGVTVGQTVDVQFTSSNAFNADAHFVTPVSQ